The Streptomyces sp. NBC_00569 genomic sequence CGCACGGCCCACCGTTCCTCGACCTTCGCGAGCCGCCAGTACCCGATGGCGGCCGCCCAGACGACGACGAACAGGCCCACGATGATGAACCCCACGTTGTCCAGGTCGAGCCCCGCTATCCAGCCGGTCACCGAGTCCCGCAGATCGAGCTTGTCGTGCAGGACGCCCACGAGCTCGATGGTGCCGATCAGGAAGGCGACGGCGATCGAGAGGCCGGTGATGGCCAGGTTGTAGAACACCTTGCGCACGGGGTTCGAGAACGCCCACTGGTACGCGAAGTTCATGAACGTCCCGTCCAGGGTGTCGAACAGACTCATCCCGGCGGCGAACAGGAGCGGCAGGCACAGGATCGCGTACCAGGGCAGTCCGGCCGCCGCGCCGCTGCCCGCCATCACCATCAGCGTGACCTCGGTCGCCGTGTCGAAGCCGAGGCCGAAGAGGAAGCCGAGCGGGTACATCTGGCCCGGCCGGGTGATGGACTTGGTGAACCGGCCGAGGATCCGGTTCATGAACCCCCGTGCGTCCAGGTGCTGTTCGAGCTCCGCCTCGTCGTACGAGCCCGCGCGCATCGCCCGGAACACCCGCAGGATCCCCACCAGGGCGACGAGGTTGAGCGCCGCGATGAGGTAGAGGAAGGACCCGGAGATGGTGGTGCCCATGACGCCGAGCGTCTGATGGGTGGCGGAGCCCTCGTTCATGATCCGCCCGGCGAGCTGGGTGCCGCCGGCGATCAGCGCGGCGAGCACGACCACCACGCTGGAGTGGCCGAGCGCGAACCAGAACCCCACCGACACCGGGCGCTTGCCGTCGGCCATCAGCTTGCGGGTCGTGTTGTCGATCGCGGCGATGTGGTCGGCGTCGAACGCGTGCCGCATCCCCAGGGTGTACGCGGTGACGCCGAGGCCGATGCCGAAGGCCTTCGACCCCACCTCGTAGTGCTCCGGCACGACGAGCAGGAACAGCACGCCGAACGCGACGACATGGAGTGCGGCTATCACCGCCAGGAGCCCGGCGGT encodes the following:
- a CDS encoding HoxN/HupN/NixA family nickel/cobalt transporter — translated: MALPVKPPETGRDAFHWRREDTVRTAGLLAVIAALHVVAFGVLFLLVVPEHYEVGSKAFGIGLGVTAYTLGMRHAFDADHIAAIDNTTRKLMADGKRPVSVGFWFALGHSSVVVVLAALIAGGTQLAGRIMNEGSATHQTLGVMGTTISGSFLYLIAALNLVALVGILRVFRAMRAGSYDEAELEQHLDARGFMNRILGRFTKSITRPGQMYPLGFLFGLGFDTATEVTLMVMAGSGAAAGLPWYAILCLPLLFAAGMSLFDTLDGTFMNFAYQWAFSNPVRKVFYNLAITGLSIAVAFLIGTIELVGVLHDKLDLRDSVTGWIAGLDLDNVGFIIVGLFVVVWAAAIGYWRLAKVEERWAVRT